In a single window of the Prochlorococcus marinus CUG1415 genome:
- a CDS encoding photosystem I reaction center subunit II PsaD has translation MTETLVGQFPKHIGSTGGLLNSAETEEKYAIVWNSSTEQAFELPTGGAAIMHEGDNLMYFARKEQCLALGTQLRAFKPRIEDFKIYRVFPGGDIEFLHPKDGVFPEKVNEGREKVGHNPRRIGENPNPAGLKFTTKNTFD, from the coding sequence ATGACTGAAACTTTAGTTGGTCAATTTCCAAAGCATATAGGAAGTACTGGGGGTTTATTAAACTCAGCAGAAACCGAAGAAAAATATGCAATTGTATGGAACAGTTCAACAGAACAAGCATTTGAATTACCTACCGGTGGTGCTGCTATTATGCATGAAGGTGATAATTTAATGTACTTTGCGAGAAAAGAACAATGTCTTGCATTAGGGACACAATTAAGAGCTTTTAAACCAAGAATTGAGGACTTTAAAATTTATAGAGTTTTCCCAGGTGGTGATATTGAATTCTTACATCCAAAAGATGGAGTTTTCCCTGAGAAAGTTAATGAAGGAAGAGAAAAAGTGGGCCATAACCCAAGGAGGATAGGTGAGAATCCTAATCCAGCTGGATTGAAGTTTACAACTAAGAATACTTTTGATTAA
- a CDS encoding Mrp/NBP35 family ATP-binding protein, whose product MTTIEDANFALQQVLDAGSQKNVIELAWIKNVRVTIPRVIVTLSLPSFANSQRDRIVQEVRKVLLDFEDIDNVQIEIDNNPSKTESQNQSNAPDLQKIDGIRHIIAVSSGKGGVGKSTIAVNLACSLAKLGLKTGLLDADIYGPNTPSMMGVAEQNPKVTEGSGSDQRLIPINQYGISLVSMGFLIEEGQPVIWRGPMLNSIIRQFLYQVEWNNLDFLVIDLPPGTGDAQISLSQSVPISGAIVVTTPQQVSLQDARRGLAMFKQLGVPLLGIVENMSVFIPPDMPGKKYEIFGKGGGQTLAKENDLPLLAQIPIEIPLVDDSNKGVPISISQPHKESSVVFGNLAQLIKNQFVNS is encoded by the coding sequence ATGACCACAATAGAAGATGCGAATTTTGCTTTACAACAAGTTCTAGATGCTGGATCACAGAAAAATGTAATTGAATTAGCTTGGATTAAAAACGTAAGAGTAACTATACCGAGAGTAATCGTAACATTATCATTACCATCATTTGCAAATTCTCAGAGAGATAGAATTGTTCAAGAGGTTAGAAAAGTACTACTTGATTTTGAAGATATTGATAATGTTCAAATAGAGATAGATAATAATCCTTCCAAAACAGAATCTCAAAATCAAAGTAATGCTCCTGACTTGCAGAAGATTGATGGGATTCGGCACATCATAGCTGTTAGCAGTGGTAAAGGTGGAGTTGGTAAAAGTACCATTGCAGTTAATCTCGCTTGTTCTCTAGCTAAATTAGGCTTAAAAACTGGTTTGCTGGATGCGGATATATATGGACCTAATACTCCCTCAATGATGGGAGTTGCCGAACAGAATCCAAAGGTTACAGAGGGTAGTGGCAGTGATCAAAGGTTAATACCAATAAATCAATATGGAATTTCATTGGTATCAATGGGTTTCCTCATAGAAGAAGGTCAGCCAGTTATATGGAGAGGACCAATGCTTAATAGTATTATCCGACAATTTTTGTACCAAGTTGAATGGAATAATCTTGATTTTTTGGTTATTGACTTGCCTCCAGGAACAGGAGACGCTCAAATATCCCTTTCTCAATCTGTGCCTATCTCTGGAGCTATAGTTGTCACTACTCCTCAACAAGTATCTTTGCAAGATGCAAGGAGAGGATTAGCAATGTTTAAACAACTCGGAGTACCTTTACTGGGAATTGTAGAAAATATGTCAGTATTTATTCCTCCAGATATGCCAGGTAAAAAATATGAAATTTTTGGTAAAGGTGGTGGACAAACATTAGCTAAAGAAAACGATTTACCATTATTAGCCCAAATTCCTATTGAAATCCCTCTCGTTGATGATAGTAATAAAGGTGTACCAATCTCAATAAGCCAGCCTCATAAAGAAAGTTCTGTTGTATTTGGTAATTTAGCTCAATTAATTAAGAACCAATTTGTTAATAGTTAA
- the gshA gene encoding glutamate--cysteine ligase, whose translation MSKVNLYKGFEVELFTGSFNSHIGLSADIEKKFSNFVKEPDNRNVEYITTPEKDYEFLYEQLLTPRKHLRQWLETKGLTIIPSSTLCFKHDIQFQRSDIDNVYHQFIQDNYGISIATSSVHINIGIDDLDKLFAAIRLIRSEAALYLSISASSPFLNNKITKNHSQRWIQFPKTPIKVPFFVNHISYIDWIEENIANKTMQNIRHFWSSIRPNGPQRPLILDRLELRICDFVHDINLLLGITAMLELRILHLFENINTLDPLTASIFSIDELSEICDQNEISAAKDSLNSELIHWQDGKKVICREWIKNLLSDLSPTAEKFNMKHLLKPIYAVLEEGNQSMKWIKQYEKGLSIEQIMKLSIDDMIKNEDESV comes from the coding sequence ATGAGTAAAGTTAATCTTTATAAAGGTTTTGAAGTAGAACTTTTCACAGGTTCTTTTAATTCTCATATTGGCTTATCAGCTGATATTGAAAAGAAATTTTCTAATTTTGTTAAAGAGCCAGATAACAGAAATGTTGAATACATAACAACACCTGAAAAAGACTATGAGTTTTTATACGAGCAATTATTAACTCCAAGAAAACATTTAAGACAATGGCTAGAAACTAAAGGGTTAACTATCATTCCTTCATCTACTCTTTGCTTTAAACACGATATTCAATTTCAACGATCTGATATTGACAATGTTTATCATCAATTTATACAAGATAATTATGGAATTTCTATTGCAACTTCAAGTGTCCATATAAATATAGGAATAGATGATTTAGATAAGCTTTTTGCTGCTATTAGACTGATAAGATCTGAGGCTGCTTTGTATTTATCCATAAGTGCTAGCTCACCTTTTTTAAATAATAAAATTACAAAAAATCACTCTCAAAGATGGATTCAGTTTCCTAAAACACCAATTAAAGTCCCTTTTTTCGTAAATCATATTTCCTATATTGATTGGATCGAGGAAAATATAGCTAATAAAACTATGCAAAATATCAGGCATTTTTGGTCTTCAATACGACCAAATGGTCCCCAAAGGCCTTTAATTCTTGATCGTTTGGAATTAAGAATTTGTGATTTCGTTCATGATATTAATTTGCTCTTGGGAATAACGGCCATGCTAGAGCTAAGGATTTTACATCTTTTTGAAAATATAAACACTTTAGATCCTTTGACTGCGAGTATTTTTTCTATTGATGAATTATCAGAAATATGCGATCAAAATGAAATTAGTGCTGCTAAAGATAGTCTTAATTCAGAGTTAATTCACTGGCAAGATGGCAAAAAAGTTATTTGTAGAGAATGGATTAAAAACTTATTATCAGATTTATCACCCACCGCAGAAAAATTTAATATGAAACATCTTTTGAAACCTATTTATGCAGTGCTTGAAGAAGGTAATCAATCTATGAAATGGATAAAGCAATATGAAAAAGGTCTTTCTATTGAGCAAATAATGAAACTGTCTATCGATGATATGATCAAGAATGAAGATGAGAGTGTTTGA
- a CDS encoding anthranilate synthase component I family protein → MISSQKDSFFKAHKEGKNFIPITQTWPADLETPLSTWLKLSEKDVHGVFLESVEGGENLGRWSIVATKPLWEAVCYGEEIVKTWDNGKTEIFKGDPFSILRTWTKQYKTSILDDLPSIGQLYGSWGYELINRIEPSVPINEIEESNIPYGSWMFFDQLVVFDQIKRCITAVVYADTTSSKDSSIEKVYLDSISKIKKTRNLMKVPLKENAFLDWNENENENLNLDIKSNWEKKDFEDAVLAAKEYIRQGDIFQIVISQRFHTQVNNEPFNLYRSLRMVNPSPYMSFFDFGSWYLIGSSPEVMVKAEKNKKSQIVASLRPIAGTRPRGNNPQQDMELEKDLLKDPKEIAEHVMLIDLGRNDLGRVCEIGTVEVKDLMVIEKYSHVMHIVSEVEGILKQNTDVWDLLKACFPAGTVTGAPKIRAMQLIKNFEKDARGPYAGVYGSIDINGSLNTAITIRTMIVKPSKDGKYNVSVQAGAGIVADSSPVNEYQETINKAKGILKALACFDK, encoded by the coding sequence ATGATCAGCTCACAGAAAGATAGTTTTTTTAAGGCTCACAAAGAAGGTAAAAATTTTATACCTATTACTCAAACTTGGCCAGCAGATCTAGAGACTCCATTATCAACTTGGTTAAAATTATCTGAAAAAGATGTACATGGTGTTTTTCTTGAGTCTGTAGAGGGTGGAGAGAATTTAGGTAGATGGAGTATTGTTGCTACCAAACCTCTGTGGGAAGCAGTTTGTTATGGAGAAGAAATTGTTAAAACTTGGGATAATGGAAAAACTGAAATATTTAAAGGGGATCCCTTTAGTATTTTAAGAACTTGGACAAAGCAATATAAGACATCTATCCTTGATGACTTACCATCAATTGGACAGTTATATGGTTCTTGGGGTTATGAATTAATTAATCGAATAGAACCAAGTGTTCCAATAAATGAAATAGAAGAAAGTAATATACCTTATGGTTCCTGGATGTTTTTTGATCAATTAGTTGTTTTTGATCAAATAAAAAGATGTATAACCGCAGTAGTATATGCAGATACAACTTCTTCAAAAGACTCTTCTATTGAAAAAGTTTATCTAGACTCAATCTCTAAAATTAAGAAAACTAGAAATTTAATGAAAGTTCCTCTAAAAGAAAACGCTTTTTTAGATTGGAATGAGAATGAGAATGAGAATTTGAATTTAGATATTAAAAGTAATTGGGAGAAAAAGGATTTTGAGGATGCAGTTCTTGCTGCAAAAGAATATATAAGACAAGGAGATATATTCCAAATAGTTATAAGTCAGAGATTTCATACTCAAGTCAATAATGAACCTTTTAATTTATATAGAAGTTTACGGATGGTTAATCCATCTCCATATATGTCATTTTTTGATTTTGGCTCATGGTATCTGATAGGTTCCAGTCCTGAAGTTATGGTTAAAGCTGAAAAAAATAAAAAAAGTCAGATTGTTGCAAGCTTAAGACCAATAGCGGGTACAAGACCTAGAGGTAATAATCCTCAACAAGATATGGAGTTAGAAAAGGATTTATTAAAAGATCCAAAAGAGATAGCCGAGCATGTAATGCTAATAGATCTTGGGAGAAATGATCTGGGAAGAGTTTGTGAAATTGGTACTGTGGAAGTCAAAGATTTAATGGTTATTGAAAAATATTCACATGTTATGCATATAGTCAGTGAAGTTGAGGGGATATTAAAACAAAATACTGATGTATGGGATTTGTTAAAGGCATGTTTTCCCGCTGGAACAGTAACTGGTGCGCCAAAAATAAGAGCTATGCAATTAATTAAAAACTTTGAAAAAGATGCTAGAGGACCTTATGCTGGTGTTTACGGATCGATTGATATTAATGGTTCCTTAAATACGGCAATTACAATAAGAACTATGATAGTTAAACCCTCCAAAGATGGAAAATATAATGTATCAGTGCAAGCAGGCGCTGGTATAGTTGCTGATTCTTCTCCTGTCAATGAATATCAAGAGACAATTAATAAAGCTAAGGGGATACTGAAAGCATTAGCCTGTTTCGATAAATAA
- a CDS encoding sensor histidine kinase, with amino-acid sequence MKSQITIKKIQALLIKGVQTIYVDDDTSRRMWWASLEVIQKEFLSQNYQQGGIWVASPLPALNDKKFFNKLHGWLWSPEGFPYFQNETAGFLPVNNSEKMKKDFDLVNNYKVLNLSQKDGYEPFLMILTPNFQCILSVAGAKDKKILLMKCDKESLKISIELMHAKLNQENYEEGVKFRNAINNLGNLNINNQFEKSFWPILSAKLAKFGPNHNIQNSVTNNEKNVQITEAKLLRAISHEVRTPLATIRTLISSTLKKYDMDESMRNRLIQIDNECNEQIDRFGLIFNAAELVSNEFPSLNNLAKINLAEIFNKLSPIWNKQLNRRGISLKIDIPSQLPQILSDSEKLELMLRGLIDKNTRGLKEGSTLILELRPAGQQLKLQLKVKKLGRNQKEIRKIDNGSDIGPVLNWNPQTGSLQLSQNATQKLLASLGGHVTQRRDTGLTVFFPISDSK; translated from the coding sequence ATGAAATCACAAATAACTATAAAAAAAATTCAAGCCCTTTTGATTAAAGGAGTTCAAACTATATATGTGGACGATGATACCTCCCGAAGAATGTGGTGGGCATCTTTAGAAGTTATTCAAAAAGAGTTCCTTTCTCAGAATTACCAACAGGGTGGTATTTGGGTTGCTTCACCTTTACCTGCTCTTAACGATAAGAAATTTTTTAATAAACTTCATGGTTGGTTGTGGTCACCGGAGGGGTTTCCATACTTTCAAAATGAGACTGCAGGTTTTTTACCAGTCAATAATTCAGAAAAGATGAAAAAAGATTTTGATTTAGTTAATAATTATAAAGTCTTAAATCTTAGCCAAAAAGATGGATATGAACCTTTTTTGATGATATTAACCCCAAATTTTCAATGCATATTATCAGTTGCAGGAGCAAAAGATAAGAAAATCCTATTAATGAAATGTGATAAAGAAAGCTTAAAGATTTCAATTGAATTAATGCATGCGAAATTAAATCAAGAAAATTACGAGGAAGGAGTTAAATTTCGTAATGCAATTAATAATTTAGGTAATCTTAATATTAATAATCAATTTGAAAAATCTTTTTGGCCAATATTATCGGCAAAATTAGCAAAGTTTGGACCAAACCACAATATTCAGAATTCTGTAACAAACAATGAAAAAAATGTACAAATAACTGAAGCAAAATTATTACGTGCAATTTCTCATGAAGTACGAACTCCTTTAGCAACAATAAGAACCCTAATAAGTTCTACCTTAAAAAAATATGATATGGATGAATCAATGAGAAATCGTTTAATTCAAATAGATAATGAATGTAATGAACAAATTGATAGGTTTGGTTTAATCTTTAATGCAGCAGAATTAGTAAGTAATGAATTTCCTTCATTAAATAACTTGGCAAAAATAAATTTAGCCGAAATTTTTAACAAACTCTCTCCAATTTGGAATAAACAATTAAATCGCCGTGGGATTTCTTTAAAGATCGATATCCCCAGTCAACTTCCGCAAATTTTGAGTGATTCTGAAAAATTGGAATTAATGTTAAGGGGATTAATTGATAAAAATACTAGAGGATTAAAAGAAGGTAGTACATTAATTTTAGAATTAAGACCAGCTGGTCAACAACTCAAACTTCAACTAAAAGTAAAAAAATTAGGCAGGAATCAAAAAGAAATTCGCAAAATAGACAATGGTTCCGATATTGGACCTGTTTTAAATTGGAACCCTCAAACCGGCAGTTTACAACTCAGTCAAAATGCAACTCAAAAGTTGTTAGCTAGTTTAGGAGGGCATGTCACACAAAGGCGTGATACGGGTTTGACAGTGTTTTTTCCGATTTCAGATTCAAAATGA
- a CDS encoding ribonuclease D: protein MTIENKNIDLLYSDITEDLYNLYKKSSYLAIDTEAMGLIHGRDRLCLVQICNEFKRTSCIKIELNTSSSPHLQALLEDEKITKIFHYARFDVAALKCNLKINTKNIFCTKIASKLARTYTNKHGLKDLINELLGIELDKSSQSSDWGSHEDLTKDQLDYAANDVRYLIEAMHKLKVILKREKRYELAQKCFETIAVHADLDILKFSNIFEH from the coding sequence ATGACTATTGAAAATAAAAATATTGATCTTCTTTATAGCGATATAACAGAAGATTTATACAATCTTTATAAAAAATCATCCTACCTAGCTATTGACACTGAAGCAATGGGTTTAATTCATGGAAGAGATAGGCTCTGTTTAGTACAAATATGCAATGAATTTAAAAGAACATCCTGTATAAAAATCGAACTTAATACATCTTCTTCACCACATTTACAAGCACTTCTTGAAGATGAAAAAATTACTAAAATCTTTCATTATGCAAGATTTGATGTAGCAGCTCTAAAATGCAATCTTAAAATTAATACAAAAAATATTTTTTGTACAAAAATTGCTAGTAAGTTGGCAAGAACATATACCAATAAACACGGTTTAAAGGATTTAATTAATGAATTGTTAGGTATAGAATTAGACAAAAGCTCACAAAGCAGTGATTGGGGTAGCCACGAAGATTTAACAAAAGATCAATTAGATTATGCAGCAAATGATGTTAGATATTTAATTGAAGCTATGCATAAATTAAAAGTTATCTTAAAAAGAGAGAAGAGATATGAATTAGCTCAAAAATGTTTCGAAACAATTGCTGTACATGCCGATTTAGACATACTAAAATTCTCAAATATATTTGAACATTAA
- a CDS encoding lipid-A-disaccharide synthase-related protein produces MTHSLLFICNGHGEDVIASEIIKRLLKKIKNKNIEVLPLVGNGDVFNSIKSKNFRKIGYLKELPSGGFSNQSLKGFLLDLFAGFLIDNLRNFLLVTQKSKHNCKIIAVGDFLPLLYAWSSGCEFSFIGTPKSDHTWSSGPGWDLSDFYHKLKGSEWDPWEMFLMTSPRCKNLIMRDKITANNLNRKNIEAKYLGNPMMDFVNATNENISNIISFKRIILLVGSRYPEALKNLDNFLNCLQDFDLSKELVILLPLSINAHVIQIQSYLNKYGFIKHSKVKFFIDEDSVWKKKDQYIVIGKGKFNLWANMAEVGLSNAGTATEQIAGLGIPSLSLPGSGPQFTKSFAKRQSRLLGGSVLVCKNKKILLKRLSLLLKETVDSLEQAKIGKERMGESGASQKIVDAIKLHLLS; encoded by the coding sequence GTGACTCATTCTCTATTATTTATATGCAATGGCCATGGAGAAGACGTAATCGCATCAGAAATAATAAAAAGATTACTAAAAAAAATAAAAAATAAAAATATTGAAGTTTTGCCTTTAGTAGGAAATGGAGATGTATTTAATTCCATAAAATCAAAGAATTTTCGTAAAATAGGATATTTAAAAGAGCTGCCTAGTGGAGGTTTTAGTAATCAAAGTTTGAAGGGATTTTTGCTTGATTTGTTTGCAGGATTTTTAATTGATAATTTAAGAAATTTTTTACTTGTAACACAAAAGTCAAAACATAACTGCAAAATTATCGCAGTAGGAGATTTCTTGCCTTTACTTTACGCTTGGAGTTCAGGATGCGAATTTAGTTTTATTGGAACTCCCAAAAGTGATCATACTTGGAGTAGTGGGCCCGGTTGGGATTTAAGTGATTTTTATCATAAGTTGAAAGGTTCTGAATGGGACCCATGGGAAATGTTTTTAATGACATCTCCAAGATGTAAAAATTTAATTATGAGAGATAAAATCACCGCTAATAATTTGAATAGAAAAAATATTGAGGCAAAATACTTGGGTAATCCAATGATGGATTTTGTTAATGCAACAAATGAGAATATATCAAATATTATTTCTTTTAAAAGGATTATTTTATTAGTTGGAAGTAGATACCCTGAAGCTCTGAAAAATCTTGATAATTTTCTTAATTGTTTGCAAGATTTTGATTTATCAAAGGAATTGGTAATACTTTTGCCTTTGAGCATTAATGCGCATGTGATTCAAATTCAAAGTTATTTAAATAAATATGGTTTTATAAAACATAGTAAAGTTAAATTTTTCATTGATGAAGATTCAGTATGGAAAAAGAAAGATCAATATATAGTTATTGGAAAAGGTAAATTCAATTTATGGGCCAATATGGCAGAAGTTGGCTTGTCTAATGCAGGAACTGCTACAGAGCAAATTGCTGGCCTTGGAATTCCATCTCTTTCTCTGCCGGGATCGGGACCACAATTTACAAAATCATTCGCAAAAAGACAATCAAGATTATTGGGAGGTAGTGTTTTAGTTTGCAAGAATAAAAAAATTCTTTTAAAACGTTTAAGTTTACTTTTAAAAGAAACAGTTGATAGTTTAGAACAAGCAAAAATTGGAAAAGAAAGAATGGGGGAATCCGGAGCAAGTCAGAAAATCGTAGATGCCATAAAACTTCATTTGTTATCTTAG
- the rodA gene encoding rod shape-determining protein RodA encodes MFRRIYLLNNRGFLQKKDNFNRGFLFSPLIIIPLILVIISGLLIKSIQDDFLVSNYLGHILTGFLGYFLAFFISYIPLERIRKYLVPFYLCTLISLLLIYFFGISVSGAQRWLNFGIFSFQPSEVAKLSTVLTLALVLDKKIILTIRDLVLPLLVVVIPWLLIFFQPDLGTSLVLLVLTGVMLYWSQMPIEWILILVFCIITSTLYLTLPTLLIFWIPVIGYLAYRSSKKKIIFSAVAISFHLLVAKLTPILWQYGLKEYQKDRLVLFLDPNRDPLGGGYHLIQSQIAIGSGGLFGTGLLQGKLTNLQFIPEQHTDFIFSALGEELGFVGCMIVLFLFFFLIKKLINTATIARTNFESLIVIGIASTFLFQIIINLFMTIGLGPVTGIPLPFMSYGRTSLVTNFISIGLVLSILKRSRSLKS; translated from the coding sequence ATGTTTAGGAGAATTTATTTATTAAATAACAGAGGATTTTTACAAAAAAAAGACAACTTTAATAGAGGTTTTTTATTTTCTCCACTAATAATTATTCCGCTAATTCTAGTTATTATTTCGGGTTTATTAATAAAAAGTATTCAGGATGATTTTTTAGTATCGAACTATTTAGGTCATATCCTAACTGGTTTTTTAGGTTATTTTTTAGCATTTTTTATTTCTTATATACCGTTAGAGAGAATTAGAAAGTATTTGGTTCCATTTTATTTGTGTACTTTAATATCCTTATTACTAATTTATTTTTTTGGGATTTCAGTTTCTGGAGCTCAAAGATGGCTAAATTTTGGCATCTTTTCTTTTCAGCCTTCAGAAGTAGCTAAACTTAGTACTGTATTAACTCTTGCTTTAGTACTCGACAAAAAAATAATTTTAACAATAAGAGATTTAGTATTGCCCTTATTAGTAGTAGTTATTCCTTGGTTATTAATTTTCTTTCAACCGGACTTAGGTACCTCTTTAGTTTTACTTGTTTTGACAGGTGTGATGCTCTATTGGTCGCAAATGCCCATAGAGTGGATTTTGATATTAGTGTTTTGTATTATCACTTCTACATTATATCTAACCTTACCAACTCTTCTTATTTTCTGGATTCCAGTTATAGGATATCTTGCTTATAGATCTTCGAAAAAGAAAATTATTTTTTCTGCTGTTGCTATTTCGTTTCATTTATTAGTGGCAAAATTGACACCAATTTTGTGGCAATATGGCTTAAAAGAATATCAAAAAGATAGATTAGTTTTATTTTTAGATCCAAATAGAGATCCATTAGGTGGCGGATATCATTTGATACAGAGTCAAATTGCAATTGGTTCTGGAGGATTATTTGGGACTGGTTTGCTACAAGGTAAGCTGACTAATTTGCAATTTATACCGGAACAACATACTGATTTTATATTCAGTGCTTTAGGCGAAGAATTGGGTTTTGTGGGTTGCATGATAGTTTTATTTTTGTTCTTTTTTTTGATTAAAAAACTTATTAATACTGCAACAATTGCTAGGACTAACTTTGAATCTCTAATTGTTATTGGAATAGCCTCAACTTTTTTATTTCAAATAATTATTAACTTATTTATGACTATTGGATTAGGACCAGTTACTGGGATTCCCCTTCCTTTCATGAGCTATGGTCGAACGTCATTGGTGACTAATTTTATATCTATTGGACTTGTTTTATCTATATTGAAACGTTCTAGATCACTAAAAAGTTGA
- the hemF gene encoding oxygen-dependent coproporphyrinogen oxidase, which produces MLKVPPKNSREKTKNLLLTLQDKICSGLENIDGKGKFTEESWLRDEGGGGRSRVLKNGSIFEQAGVNFSEVQGKELPQSIISQRPEAKGHEWFATGTSMVLHPKNPYIPTVHLNYRYFEAGPVWWFGGGADLTPFYPYLSDVRNFHNEHKKACEKVDKDLHKVFKPWCDEYFFLKHRNESRGIGGIFYDYQDGSGNIYRGNNQNGEASKASQNFGRSNLNWDNLFSLAENCGQAFLPSYLPIIEKRASQTYSSKEREFQLYRRGRYVEFNLVWDRGTIFGLQTNGRTESILMSLPPLARWEYGYKAKKGSREEFLTSIFTKPQDWLNDKELEKFCIDNNIFD; this is translated from the coding sequence ATGTTGAAAGTACCTCCTAAGAACTCGAGAGAAAAAACTAAAAATCTCTTATTAACTCTACAAGACAAAATTTGTTCAGGTCTTGAAAATATAGATGGCAAAGGGAAATTTACAGAAGAATCCTGGTTAAGAGACGAAGGTGGCGGTGGAAGATCAAGAGTATTGAAAAATGGTTCTATTTTTGAGCAAGCAGGAGTAAATTTCTCGGAAGTACAGGGAAAAGAATTACCTCAATCTATAATCTCTCAAAGACCAGAAGCAAAAGGTCATGAATGGTTTGCTACGGGAACTTCTATGGTCTTGCATCCAAAGAATCCCTATATTCCTACAGTTCATCTGAATTATCGATATTTCGAAGCTGGTCCTGTTTGGTGGTTTGGGGGAGGTGCAGACTTAACCCCTTTTTATCCTTATCTTTCTGATGTAAGGAATTTTCATAACGAGCATAAAAAAGCTTGTGAGAAAGTTGATAAAGATTTACATAAAGTTTTCAAACCATGGTGTGATGAATATTTCTTCTTGAAGCATAGAAATGAATCTAGAGGCATAGGGGGTATTTTTTATGATTATCAAGATGGTTCAGGCAATATTTATAGAGGAAATAATCAAAATGGAGAGGCATCAAAAGCTTCACAAAATTTTGGCAGATCTAATTTAAATTGGGATAATTTATTTTCTTTAGCGGAAAACTGTGGGCAGGCATTCCTCCCTTCATATTTACCCATTATTGAAAAGAGAGCTTCTCAAACATATTCATCCAAGGAAAGAGAATTCCAGCTATATCGAAGAGGTAGATATGTAGAATTCAATTTAGTTTGGGATAGAGGGACGATTTTTGGACTGCAAACAAATGGCAGAACTGAATCTATATTAATGTCCTTACCGCCTTTAGCTAGATGGGAATATGGATATAAAGCTAAAAAGGGTTCTCGAGAGGAATTTCTCACATCAATTTTTACAAAACCCCAAGATTGGTTAAATGATAAAGAGTTAGAGAAATTCTGTATAGATAATAATATTTTTGATTAA
- a CDS encoding cofactor assembly of complex C subunit B, with the protein MSYSLNSTLLLTILLAIGLFFFLRASSKDRTTIVEISSSQQPVKVLNDLCEWLNLRGWKQTGGDFEQRILIFKGQVVSSKFLAIFLGFLGGFGSCALGLVIIQIYPELGWWPILLGLIGGPLSGTVYFKKSAREEKFELRLINENENDSTFMRLRAHRDELISLENELGEKLQLKSDGSLFKTPI; encoded by the coding sequence ATGTCCTATTCCTTAAATTCAACATTATTGCTGACAATTCTATTAGCCATAGGATTATTTTTTTTTCTTAGGGCTTCTAGTAAAGATAGAACAACTATCGTTGAGATTTCATCTTCTCAGCAGCCAGTTAAGGTTTTAAATGATTTATGTGAATGGCTTAATTTGAGGGGATGGAAGCAAACAGGAGGAGATTTTGAACAAAGAATTTTAATATTCAAGGGACAAGTTGTTTCTAGTAAATTTTTGGCAATTTTTTTAGGTTTTCTTGGCGGTTTTGGTTCTTGTGCTTTGGGCTTAGTAATTATTCAAATATATCCTGAATTAGGTTGGTGGCCTATTCTTTTAGGATTAATTGGTGGCCCTTTGTCTGGAACTGTTTATTTTAAAAAATCAGCAAGAGAGGAGAAATTTGAATTAAGGTTGATCAATGAAAATGAAAATGATTCAACTTTCATGAGACTAAGAGCGCATAGGGATGAATTAATCTCTTTAGAAAATGAACTTGGAGAAAAACTTCAATTAAAAAGTGACGGTTCTTTATTTAAAACACCTATTTAA